One part of the Phragmites australis chromosome 3, lpPhrAust1.1, whole genome shotgun sequence genome encodes these proteins:
- the LOC133910495 gene encoding protein NODULATION SIGNALING PATHWAY 2-like: MPVSGSAVTLFLPTAAHVLRTRQISAPSQPRQNISGHQTRAQLERTHTCGETQVQVMDVTGELEISGCCSTTTSSCSSLDDGTGKYYAWNGLSPVADWGTFCSDDGGQDLHDLIESMLCDDTLVSAADDDCTGLHPAMFSDDAYCYSNGSGPSSTTTTNPGTPVYDVDAQQGDCPEKGLRLLHLLMAAAEALSGPHKSRELARVILVRLKEMVSHTGASAAASNMERLAAHFTDALQGLLDGSHPVGGAGRQAAAAASHHHQQNTGDVLTAFQMLQDMSPYMKFGHFTANQAILEAVAGDRRVHIVDYDIAEGVQWASLMQAMISKPDGVPPPHLRITAVSRGGGGGARAVQVASRRLAAFAASIKQPFSFGHCRLDSDESFRPATIRLVKGETLVANCVLNQAAATTTIRRPTGSVASFLAGMATLGAKVVTVVEEDQGEAEKDDKESGDAAAGGFVARFMEELHRYSAVWDSLEAGFPTQSRVRGLVEQAILAPNIAVAVSRAYRTVDGDGEGRSGWGEWMRGNGFRSVPLSCFNHSQARLLLGLFNDGYTLEETSPNKIVLGWKARRLLSASVWAPPPMSLPSSPPEGAFQPVEMAPASGGVSRMEFDYIDSFLVEPAYALV, translated from the exons ATGCCGGTGTCTGGTAGTGCAGTGACGCTGTTCCTTCCCA CCGCTGCCCATGTCCTCCGGACTCGGCAAATCTCTGCTCCCTCCCAACCGCGCCAAAACATTTCCGGGCACCAAACCAGAGCACAGCTCGAAAGAACTCACACCTGCGGCGAGACGCAAGTGCAGGTCATGGACGTGACCGGGGAGCTCGAGATCTCCGGCTGCTGCTCCACGACCACCTCGTCGTGTTCCTCCCTCGACGACGGCACGGGGAAGTACTACGCGTGGAATGGGCTGTCCCCAGTCGCCGACTGGGGCACGTTCTGCTCAGATGATGGCGGGCAGGACCTGCACGACCTCATCGAGTCCATGCTCTGCGACGACACGCTCGTCAGCGCGGCTGACGACGACTGCACGGGCCTCCACCCGGCCATGTTCTCCGATGACGCGTACTGCTACTCCAATGGGTCTGGCCCGAGCAGCACCACCACGACGAACCCGGGCACGCCCGTGTATGACGTCGATGCGCAGCAGGGCGACTGCCCCGAGAAGGGCCTCCGCCTGCTGCATCTGCTCATGGCGGCCGCCGAGGCGCTCTCCGGCCCGCACAAGAGCCGGGAGCTGGCTCGGGTGATATTGGTTCGGCTCAAGGAGATGGTTTCCCACACTGGCGCCAGCGCCGCAGCCTCCAACATGGAGCGCCTCGCTGCGCACTTCACCGACGCGCTGCAGGGGCTGCTCGACGGGTCCCACCCAGTGGGAGGAGCCGGCAGGcaggccgccgcggccgcgtcccaccaccaccagcagaaCACCGGCGATGTGCTGACGGCATTCCAGATGCTGCAGGACATGTCGCCGTACATGAAGTTCGGCCACTTCACCGCTAACCAGGCGATCCTCGAGGCGGTGGCGGGCGACCGGCGCGTGCACATCGTCGACTACGACATCGCCGAGGGCGTCCAGTGGGCTTCGCTGATGCAGGCCATGATCTCGAAACCCGACGgcgtgccgccgccgcaccTGCGCATAACCGCCGTCTcccgaggcggcggaggcggcgcccGGGCTGTGCAGGTGGCCAGCCGGCGCCTAGCCGCCTTCGCGGCGTCCATCAAGCAGCCCTTCTCGTTCGGGCACTGCCGTCTCGACTCCGACGAGAGTTTCCGGCCGGCGACGATCCGGCTTGTCAAGGGGGAGACCCTCGTCGCCAACTGCGTGCTCAACCAAGCCGCGGCGACCACCACCATCAGGCGGCCCACCGGCTCGGTGGCGTCTTTCTTGGCCGGCATGGCAACGCTCGGGGCCAAGGTGGTgacggtggtggaggaggatcaAGGCGAAGCGGAGAAGGACGACAAGGAGTCCGGCGACGCCGCGGCGGGCGGTTTCGTGGCGCGGTTCATGGAGGAGCTGCACCGGTACTCTGCGGTGTGGGACTCGCTGGAGGCTGGGTTCCCGACGCAGAGCCGGGTGCGCGGCCTCGTGGAGCAGGCCATTCTCGCCCCGAACATCGCCGTCGCCGTAAGCCGCGCGTACCGGACcgtggacggcgacggcgaggggaGGAGCGGGTGGGGGGAGTGGATGCGCGGGAACGGGTTCCGGTCCGTGCCGCTCAGCTGCTTCAACCACAGCCAGGCCAGGCTCCTCCTCGGTCTCTTCAACGACGGGTACACGTTGGAGGAGACGTCGCCGAACAAGATCGTGCTCGGCTGGAAGGCCCGGCGATTGCTGTCGGCGTCCGTGTGGGCGCCTCCGCCTATGTCTCTGCCGTCGTCGCCTCCGGAGGGAGCGTTCCAGCCCGTGGAGATGGCGCCGGCCAGCGGTGGCGTAAGCCGGATGGAGTTTGACTACATTGACTCGTTCCTGGTCGAGCCTGCTTACGCGCTAGTTTAA